In Flavobacterium sp. CS20, a single window of DNA contains:
- a CDS encoding LUD domain-containing protein gives MSFFKRLLGLKSKKSAEENNADKNRFMPTEKPPIDELFMINFKKNGGKFIYCENKTELLDNFDAILQENNWKSKPLYSHQIDKDQNFLKDLNLDFTTDKNVEALVSNCEYLIANTGAIMVCAKQIGEGKLSELPHNFIVYATTSQLLESLGEGLQLIKKKHQSKIPASITTLKTFEEKTDSDFLSYGSTQKNLYLLLLEDL, from the coding sequence ATGAGTTTTTTTAAACGTCTATTGGGACTCAAATCTAAGAAATCAGCAGAAGAAAACAATGCTGATAAAAATAGATTTATGCCTACAGAAAAACCACCAATAGACGAATTGTTTATGATTAATTTTAAAAAAAATGGCGGTAAATTTATCTATTGCGAAAACAAAACAGAATTATTAGATAACTTCGATGCCATTTTACAAGAAAACAATTGGAAATCTAAACCTCTTTACTCTCATCAAATTGACAAAGATCAAAACTTTTTGAAAGATCTCAATCTTGATTTCACCACTGATAAAAATGTAGAAGCATTAGTGAGCAACTGTGAATATCTCATTGCTAATACTGGTGCAATTATGGTTTGTGCTAAGCAAATTGGTGAAGGCAAACTTTCAGAATTACCTCATAATTTTATTGTTTATGCCACGACAAGTCAACTTTTAGAAAGTCTTGGCGAAGGTCTTCAACTCATCAAAAAAAAGCACCAATCAAAGATTCCTGCAAGTATCACAACCCTAAAGACATTTGAAGAAAAAACCGATTCTGACTTTTTAAGTTACGGAAGCACTCAAAAAAACTTATATTTGTTGCTCTTAGAAGATTTGTAA